The Passer domesticus isolate bPasDom1 chromosome 28, bPasDom1.hap1, whole genome shotgun sequence nucleotide sequence AGAGCCATATGGCCCGATTTCCCTAAAGATGCAAATCCCAAGGAATCCGGGCGTGCTGACTTGCTAGAAAAGGGCAACACAGGCACCTGGCATTACTAAAAAAGCTCTTggcacagggctctgcccacccagcccagctcggtGGTGTGAGGTGAGCCCATTCCTGCAGTCCTGGGCTGAGCAGTGACACTCGGGGGTCTCACCTCACCTTCAGTGGTGTCAGAGGAGCCTCTCTATTGGGCTGTTATTGTGCTGTCAGTACCTAGAGAGGATCAGGAGTTTGTCAGAAGTGTTTTTCCCATGCTGGCCCCTCTGGGAAGCcatgtgtccccatgtcccctaaAGCAGCACTGTGATATCACCGAGACTTAAAGAGAAGTGTGACCCCCAGTGTTGCAGCTTTGCATCCTGAGCCCTTAATGAACCAGGAGGGGCCATGGAGTTGGCCATGGAGAGTACCCCCTGAACAACCCCTGAGCCTCGCTGCAGCCTCCTGGACACCCCGCATTTGTCCCACGCCTGGCTCCCTTCTCCATCCCCACTCCTCTCGTGGTTGGTTTGAGTTGTTTCAGCATCACCCCCATGCCGGGAGAGTTGGTGTTCATTGGACTCCCCCTGAGGAGTAATTGTGGTCGCTTTGCAGGTGTGGGGGGACAGGAGCCGTGTCCGGGTGCCAGGGCCGGGGGGCACAGCGGGAGCTCCTTCTCGCCCTTCGCTGCCCCCCGAACCCCTCCGCCCTGCACCCCCCGACCCCCGCCCGCGCCCACCTCGCCACCCCTGCTGCCAAACGCGGCTTTCTGCCGCCACCTGGTGATGGACACAGGGCCCGGCCTCACGGCTGGGTCGGCAAATCGCTGCTTTATTCCACCCTGTGACCCACCCGTGTCCATCCGAGCTGCGGGGGTGCAGCGGGGAGcgagcggggctggcagggacgcAGCTCATCCCCTGGggatgctgtgctggcagggcacCGTCCCAGTGCCAGGGGAGGATGCTGAGCTCGCTGCGAGCCtgctgggggaggcagcagcagcagctctgctctctcccaCCAGCCCCGAGCGTGTCCCAGGCGTGCACAGGGGGGAAGGATGCTGCTGACGGGAGGTTTTGCATCTTGGCCAAATCCCCTCGGCCTCCTGCGCCCACTTCGGGCAACCCTCGGGGAAGGTCAGGCACTTATCAACCCCTCCCTGGTGGTGTCCCTGATGCTCTTCAGGAAGCTGAAGATGTGCGACCCGCCGGTTCCTTTCGCCTCCAGCGCAGACGGGGCTTTTCCCGCAGCGGCGCCCGGCTCCGCCCGCCTGGCCTTGGCTTTGGCCGCCGCAGCAGCGATGTACTTGGTGACGACGGTGATGTGGTAGGACCTGAAGGCTGCCAGCGCCGACACGCAGCGGTTGAAGGCGGCGCGGAGCCGCGCGTCCCCCGAGCGGAGCACGAGGCGCCGCGGGGACGCGGAGCCGCGGATCGCCTCCACGAAGGCTCGGTGCGCCGGGGGCATGTACTCCCTCATCCTGCGCAGGAAGGCGGCTGCGAGACACCGGCAAAGGCAGGGGTGAGCTGGGGGGAAGTGGCTAAAAGGCCCCGACACTCCAGGAGAGATGCTGGCCTGGAGTTgtggtgctggcacagtttgggggagccctgcacagcctcctctgccctgcctccacttaagtgagaaaaaacccatATTAGGGCAGTGCTCCCTTAGGGCTGGTGCTAACCCTAAAAGGCAGGGTttagccctgctcccagccttttggttttggatttctttttttccgtAGTAAAGTTATTTTGCTAATTTCTGGTAAATATTTCCGTTGTGGGCTGGACTGAAGTGGAGCTTTGTGAATGGCCTCTCACTGGCAGGATGCCCGCATGCTCTGCTCCCTCGTCTCTGGGGCCACAGAGAACCTCAGCAAAATGGTTTTGTGAATTTATCATGGTGAGGAAGCACCTGCCAGAGCCACATTTATAATATAACCTTCCTCTCTGGAATCTCCCTGGTGCCAGCCAGGCTCTGCAAGGATGAGATGGGCACACGTCCTCCTGCCTGCCAGAGCTGGCACACTCATGGGAATCACTCTGGCtcatctcctccccagcccctcatctgctttggagaaggaaaagtgtcaccatcatattttctgaaaaatccaggatttcttctcctgggaagctgagaagcctcagagaaaaatgaaaacaacaatTATCtcattgcttctcctgtgttttgctgctttggaatgtggtctggagattgtttatccaacaggtgcatgtttgattggtttcatgtgaattatttttacttaatGACAAATCACTGTCAAGCTGTTTCTGGACTCTGGAaggagtcacaagttttcattatcactcttggtagccttctgtctgtatcctttctctattctttagtatagttacTAAAGAATATATAGTTATATAgttatagaatatatatatattatattctataatatatattctataatatatattatagaatatattatatatataatgacTATATAATGATATAGTATTCTAcattatatatattctataatatataaaatatgtactaaatatataatatatacaaaTAATGAATGTACATATAATATTTACATTATATCTTATacaatattataatataatataatataatataatataatataatataatataatataatgtaatataatataatataatataatataaattatgttatgttatttatattatattctattatattatattatattataatatattatatatatataaaatatagttATATAGTTATAATTATAGAATAACTATAgttattctttagtatagttagtatagtttagtacagcataatatattatattatattatattatattatattatattatattatatatcatataatttaataaaatatcttataatatatatcatataatatgataaaataataaattagccttctaagaacatggagtccaATTCACCCATCTCTCCCCTCGTCGGGGTTATCTGCAAATTGAGAAAAGCAGGTGCTCACCGCTGTCGGGGCGGTGGCAGATGCCCAGCAGCTCGTCGAAGGCGTGCAGGACCGTGCTCTGCGCCGCGCTGCCCCCCGAGAACGCCATGGGCTGCGGGGACACCCCCTCGTAGACGAGCCCCCGCGCCATGGCGGGGTTGTCCTTCCAGCTGAGCAGGAGACACGGCAtcaggcagcagccaggggctggggacaggggccTGGCACAAgggagcctgggctggcagcactgaGCAAAAGATCCCATGGATCTCCTCCTCCAACGCAGCCATGGCGGCTTTCCTCAAAGAGGAGATGAACTTGGAAATCAGACTGTGTGCCAAAGCACGCGGTGAGGCCGTGGGGGTGAGGAGAAATCCTTAATTTTGCTTTGCCAGGAGAGCGTTCTCTGGGATCTCCACGCCCTGGTGAGCAGCCTGTGGCGTGGtgctgggacacgctgccctgcctggctgcacctcctgctccagctcaggaGGGTTTCTGcaagcagagctgccttggGTGTGTGAGAGGGTTGCGGGCACTTCTCTTGGCACTTTACATCAATTCCTTGAATGTCAGGGGCTGTTTGGAGAAGCAGGTAGTCACCCAAACACTCCTTTGAGCCCCTGAAGTTTGGGTTTTCCTTTGTTCTTGTTACTCAGGATGTCtttaaatgtcttttttaaaggcatttgaaagaaaaatagaggCCAGGCCAGCCTGCCTCTATTTATCTCTGCAGATAACGAGGCAAGGATGGGATTTCCTCCCTCTGAAGCTGCTGGTCCTGGGCAGGTCgggagccagcactgctggTTCTTCCCACACACACCCTGAACTCAGACCCTGTCAGCCCCCCTGGTGctgaaatggagaagggctcACACCCAAATGGAGACAGGAGTTACAGTTTCAGGGAGGTAAAATGCCTGGCACAAAAATATCTGTTGACCTTTAGCAGAATGCACCATTCCATGAGGCTTTCGGTGCTGGCTGCAGTGTCTGTTGGGCTACAGGAACAGATTTTACACAAACTGCAGAGAAAATAGATTCATTATCAAATACCAGAATATTTTTAGTTCTCCCAGGATTGTATTTATAGTAACCTCTACTAGTGGGAAGTTTTTATAAACAGAAGGGAATTTAAAAGGCATGTTTTCCCAAGCTGATGACCATCGAGACAAGGTCAGCTTGgataaaaaatgaaagaaacttAATCACGATGCACGGAGCCTTTTAGTTGGGAATGCTGAGATATGatggagagaaataaaaatagaaccCCCTTGAGAAGCCTGGGATCTGGTGTCTGCAGATGCTGCAGCCCCACTGCTGAGGGATGGGCTAGGGTTTAGCTCTTGGGCTGTGGTTCCACCTTGCCCAAACTCTATTTGCAGTATCTGGGGgggaaattttctttttttcaactGACAGAATTGtaaaagagcagcagcaagaggttGTTACAGATGTTTCCTTAACACGCAGTGGGAAGAGCCTCTGCTCAGCTTTGCAGCTTTGTGTACACAGTgtggaaggaaagagaaattccTCTTCTCCTGTCAAAACTGTTTGGCCAAGAGCAGGAAAGATTCATTTGTGCACAATtctggctgctggggctgccagggctgagctgaagcgtgggatggagaggagctggagagagGCAGACCCCAGCCCTTGGCCACAGCCCATGCCCAACTGATCCAGTGCCTAGGAATTTCTGAGGGACAGGATCGTGATGCTCTAGGGAGCATCACTGCCAGACACAATGCTGCCCGGGGGAATTCCATATCCCACCTGGGCTGTCCCTTCCCtgcacattcccagctctgaagGGAACCAGGCCCCACTCACCCAGAGAGAAAGATCCGGATGACAGAGTAGAATACTTCTGGATCCACGTAGTCTAGGAGGAAGCCAATGAGATCAGAGGCCATGGGCAGTCACACCAGAGCGTGTCGTGAGCTGCAGCATGCACAGGCACCAGCTGCTCTCACCGTGCATCCTCCCCAGTGCCTCCCTCATGGCCTCGATGgcccctgccagctcctccagggctCTGTGCAGGGACTCCTCATCACCCTGCAGGGTGGCACCAAGGGCCCGGGTGATtgcctgcaggaggaggaggcagagcacCAAGTCACCAAGGATGTCTGTGCACATTTGCTGCACccgtggcagctctgccccttgcccagcccgggcTCAGGGGACAGGAGCACCTCGTGGGTGCAGTTCACAGTGCAGGTAAGCAAAGAGCCTCAACACACAGTGCCCACCTTAatgccaggcacagctgccttctcCACGAGCAGGGTGACAAGGATGAAGCCCCGCAGGCTCTCTCCCCCAGGCAGCGTGATGATCGTGTCCAGGTTCCTGCAAAAAGGGGCCAAGGGGAGGGATTGGGGGGGTGGTGGCTCAGAATTTCCCTACACACTGTGGGACCCACTGAACCCTTGGCACAAAACCATCCCAGACTCCAGAGCTTCTTATCTGCACCCTGTGCACCCTGAGCTGGCACAGAGTGAAAGGGGAGCAGGACTGCTCTGGTTTTGGGGGActgccagagcagccagcagctctgccacaaTCCCTGTGCTGTCGTTGCAGTGGCACTTGTGTGACAAATACAACACACATCAAGAGAGGTTCAGCCCAAGCAGTGCTACAGAGCTGAGCCaatccaaacaaaaccaacaccgTTAGAAAAGAAATGAGCAGTAACTACTTACTCAATTTCCAGAGGCCTGAAGGCATTGCAGTTATGGCCAACAAATGCAcaagaaaaaggagagagagagagagagattataaATTGTTCTAGTAACAATCCATGCTCTGCAGGGAAtagaggagctgctcccagagacACCCACGTCCCCACAGAGTTCCTGTGTCCACACCCCTGAGGCTGACCCCAGCAAAGGTGGGATTTGGCAGAATGGGAGCAGCTTGGGAGCAGTCTGTCCCCAACACCTGCTGAtcagtgctgcaggaagaaCCGCGCTCGGTCCACTGGCATTTGCCTCTTTACCCGTTGGGATCCTTCCTCCTCCAGTTGGCCAACACAAAATCTGCGTGGCTGAGGATGGGCGGGAGGCCCAGGGCCTGTGAGACCTCCCAGTAGGGCACGGCGAGGTTTTGGGGCAGGACCTGGGTGTCACAAAGCACAGGGGATGTGGTCAGGCCGTGGAAAGGTGCCTGcgtgcaggcagcagccaggcagagggGCCacgctcctgctgcagccacaggagagGGGCTTTGCTCCCTGGGGTGAGCtccaagggagcagcagcagctcccagaccCCCAGGAGCAGGCGAACCTGCTTTACCTTGCCTTTACCTGCACGGTGCCCTCCTCGCCCTCCTGCCAGACGTAGCCCATGGTGATGAAGCTGAGCACCAGGTGTGCCAAGTGCAGCTCCTCACGTCCTCGGAGGTGCTGGGTGTTCAGCTGCGGCATCTGCCAGGGAAACCCTTGGGAgcaaggagcagaggcagcaatGCCAAGGCCCCTGGGGTGGAggggctgccctgccagctgaggGGAGCCCTCCTGGTGCTTCTCCCCTGCCTTTAtgcctcccttcccacccacTCTGCAGGatttgctcctgctgctctgttaCTGGTTTGTGAGCAGTAATCCATGGGGTTTTCCTCAAAAAGGagtccctcctcctgctgctgggagcagctgatcCCAAAAGGGTCGAGCCTGGCTGGAAGCTGAGGAGCACCTGTGCTCCTTTGGCAGGGAGCATGGCTGGGATGAGACATGGCTCTTGTGACACCTAGAGgggccctgctccagctcttgCAGGCTGCTGAGCGCTTGGATCTGGTGCGGGAGTCATTTCTGTGCCAAAGTTAAGACTTTGCTGTCACCTGGTgtcagtcctggctcagcacacatctgtgctgctgggctgcttttgcagacAGTCTGTTTTGCAGACACTGCTGTGCTTGAGAGAGCTCTGGAGGCAGGAAGGAGAAGCCATACCTGGTGCACACGTGAGCGGAGCCGATGGCTCGTGATCAGCTGGGGCAGCTCATGGGCAATGTCCATCCAGGGGCCGTAGGGCTCCGGCAGCTCTGTCTTGGAGGAgagaggcagaggaagggctgtgagagtgcccaggctcccagcACCCACCCAGCCCCACATGCCACTGCTGGTGCCTTGTGTCTGGTTCCCCTTCCTGTGTGGTCACAAATTAAAGGATGGTGAACACGATCTGTCTGTCCCCACCCACTCCCACTGTGGAACCAGGCCAGTAATAAATAGCCCCACTTTGGGCCCTTCTTGTGCCCCCAAAATCCTGTAGAGCCAAGGCCAGTGTGTAAATGGCAGAGCTCCTTCacctctcctctgtgctgcgACTGCTTTCATCATTTTAAAGGGCAGGGGTTTGTGCTATGAAACTGCCTGTGCCAGGATAGCACCTGCCTTCCTCATTGCTCTTTGTAAAGCGTTTCAGCAAAATGCCAAACCAAAGCTCCCCCAGAAAGCTGCTCACCAACCCCTCCATTTTCCTGTCTGCCTCCTGTGCCGTGAGGATGGAgaggcacagccagctcctACCAGAGGATGGGGAAGCAGGAAGCCAAACTCCTCGGAGATTTGGaagctgggcagtgccagaggcagCGGGGGCTCCTCCGTGTCCTTGCTGGCCTCCATGGCTGGATGCTGGCTGTCAGGaggtgctctggcagcttgtgCTGAGCCAGCACCAGCACCTTGTCCTGGGGGTCAGGCCTGGCTGCCCAATGGCCAGAGGGTCTGAGCAAACACGGCTAAAGGTTGCTGATAAGGCTTTGTCTGGAGCAAACATTAAACTCTGTCTCCGTGGGGTGGGCATCCACCCATGGGAAAGCCTTGGGTCACTTCTCTCTGGGGAAGCAGGGGCTGTGAGCTGACTCCTCCCAGGACTGCCCTGAGGGGCTGCCAGGCTCCCAGAGGGTGggaggtgggctggggcagcagctcggGGACACTGCTTGTGTGGCTGGCAATGCCAGGCTGTGTGCCATGGGCTGCTGACCTGGCCGTGGCAGTGAGGAGCCAGCTGGGGGTGGTGGATGCTGGCACCTGGCCAGAGATGCACACACACAGtggatgctgctgctttccccatgCTGCTGGGGTCACTGGTGGGGTCCCAGCACCACAGGGGGGTCAGCAGGGTGCTCTGAGCAGGGCCTTCCCAAAAAGCTGCTTTCTGAGGGAAAACCAGCCCTGAGAGTGCTGCCTGTgcaggggccagggctggaggctcTCTGAGTGTGTGGGAAGGGCCAGGGTACAACAGCAGGACTGACATCCCTGTGGGGTGCAGGTCCAAGGACAGGGGTACAACAGCAGGACTGACATCCCTGTGGGGTGCAGGTCCAAGGACAGGGGTACAACAGCAGGACTGACATCTCTGTGGGG carries:
- the IDO2 gene encoding LOW QUALITY PROTEIN: indoleamine 2,3-dioxygenase 2 (The sequence of the model RefSeq protein was modified relative to this genomic sequence to represent the inferred CDS: inserted 1 base in 1 codon; deleted 2 bases in 1 codon), which gives rise to MEASKDTEEPPLPLALPSFQISEEFGFLLPHPLVGAGCASPSSRHRADRKMEGLTELPEPYGPWMDIAHELPQLITSHRLRSRVHQGSPSTPGALAXAASAPCSQGFPWQMPQLNTQHLRGREELHLAHLVLSFITMGYVWQEGEEGTVQVLPQNLAVPYWEVSQALGLPPILSHADFVLANWRRKDPNGPLEIENLDTIITLPGGESLRGFILVTLLVEKAAVPGIKAITRALGATLQGDEESLHRALEELAGAIEAMREALGRMHDYVDPEVFYSVIRIFLSGWKDNPAMARGLVYEGVSPQPMAFSGGSAAQSTVLHAFDELLGICHRPDSAAFLRRMREYMPPAHRAFVEAIRGSASPRRLVLRSGDARLRAAFNRCVSALAAFRSYHITVVTKYIAAAAAKAKARRAEPGAAAGKAPSALEAKGTGGSHIFSFLKSIRDTTREGLISA